One genomic segment of Flagellimonas marinaquae includes these proteins:
- a CDS encoding efflux RND transporter periplasmic adaptor subunit, translating to MKKLKYIPITTMLMALTLFSCGESKTEDGHDEATHSETEENHSEGEDEEDNMAGEAKEVMLTAQQFEALQMEIDTLSQRYMSGYVEANGTLEVPPQNEASITAITGANVASIEVIEGDEVKKNQAVAYLSHPSIIQIQSDYLNAHSNSRFLKQEYERQKRLYEAGVASGMNFQKATADYQSSTAMVNGLEAQLRQYNINVNGVRNGTIYQRVALRSPIAGVVEKVFIKTGQYVEPQTNLMEIVDTDHVHADLMVFEKDVDRVKKGQQVRFSVQSRPGTELVAEIYSVGKTFEQDPKAVHVHAEIENKGGGLITGMYIKGRIEVDNDETAETALPESAIITEGGRDYVFKAQREGNTWSFIPVEVTTGEKDGDWIAIRFFETPDSNTRFAFNNAYYLMGEMKKGETEHEH from the coding sequence ATGAAAAAATTAAAATATATACCGATTACCACAATGCTTATGGCATTGACATTATTCAGCTGTGGCGAGTCAAAAACTGAAGATGGCCACGATGAAGCCACCCATTCTGAAACAGAAGAAAATCACTCTGAAGGGGAAGATGAAGAAGATAATATGGCAGGCGAAGCTAAGGAAGTAATGCTCACGGCACAGCAGTTTGAAGCCTTACAGATGGAAATTGACACGCTCTCACAACGTTATATGAGCGGTTATGTAGAAGCAAATGGCACGCTGGAAGTACCACCCCAAAACGAAGCATCCATTACCGCCATAACAGGAGCAAATGTGGCATCCATAGAAGTAATAGAAGGTGATGAAGTGAAAAAAAATCAAGCGGTTGCCTATCTCTCACATCCCAGCATCATACAGATACAGAGCGATTACTTAAATGCACACAGCAACAGTCGGTTTTTAAAACAAGAATACGAACGTCAAAAAAGGCTTTATGAAGCTGGTGTGGCATCTGGTATGAATTTCCAAAAGGCAACGGCAGACTATCAGTCATCTACCGCAATGGTAAACGGGCTGGAAGCACAATTGCGACAGTACAACATCAATGTGAATGGCGTGCGCAATGGCACTATCTACCAGCGTGTTGCATTGCGCAGTCCCATTGCAGGGGTTGTAGAAAAAGTTTTTATAAAAACTGGACAATATGTGGAGCCACAGACCAACCTAATGGAAATAGTAGATACAGACCACGTACACGCAGATTTAATGGTTTTCGAAAAAGATGTTGATAGGGTAAAAAAAGGTCAACAAGTACGATTTAGCGTTCAATCAAGACCAGGAACGGAACTCGTTGCCGAAATTTATTCAGTAGGAAAAACCTTCGAGCAAGATCCCAAAGCGGTGCACGTACACGCAGAAATTGAGAACAAAGGTGGTGGTCTTATCACAGGAATGTACATTAAAGGTAGGATTGAAGTTGATAACGATGAAACCGCTGAAACCGCATTACCAGAAAGTGCCATTATTACAGAAGGTGGTAGGGATTATGTGTTTAAAGCGCAAAGGGAAGGCAACACTTGGAGTTTTATACCAGTAGAAGTCACTACGGGCGAGAAGGATGGTGACTGGATAGCCATACGTTTTTTTGAAACCCCAGATTCCAACACGCGTTTTGCATTCAATAATGCCTATTACCTTATGGGAGAAATGAAAAAAGGAGAGACAGAACACGAACATTAA
- a CDS encoding cation diffusion facilitator family transporter codes for MKEARKRNLKEARTLQIWNVIYDVIEVVVSLIAGFTANSSALIGWGLDSTIEVVSAGTLGWRLHGEIKGIDEEKVKRRQKITLNVIAVSFTLICIFISYDSITKLINKETANWSTMGLIILLVSLVVNPILIYFKRKYGKKLDSPALLADAKDTFICLYQTVVVLIGLLLVNWLGWWWADPVAALLIVPYAAKEGYEAYNKAKNINYNTAQND; via the coding sequence ATGAAAGAGGCAAGAAAAAGAAATTTAAAAGAAGCCAGAACACTACAGATTTGGAACGTTATTTATGATGTTATTGAAGTGGTGGTCTCGCTTATAGCAGGATTTACGGCAAATAGTTCGGCTCTGATAGGTTGGGGATTGGACAGCACGATTGAAGTGGTTAGTGCGGGAACATTAGGCTGGCGACTACACGGCGAGATTAAAGGTATCGATGAAGAAAAAGTAAAACGAAGACAAAAAATCACGTTAAACGTAATTGCAGTTTCCTTTACGCTCATCTGTATTTTCATTTCCTACGATTCCATTACAAAGCTTATAAATAAAGAAACCGCAAACTGGAGCACGATGGGACTGATTATATTATTGGTTTCCCTGGTTGTAAATCCTATCCTGATCTATTTCAAAAGAAAGTATGGAAAGAAATTAGACAGTCCAGCCTTGCTGGCTGATGCTAAAGACACCTTTATTTGCTTATACCAAACCGTGGTCGTACTTATAGGATTGCTATTGGTCAACTGGTTAGGCTGGTGGTGGGCAGATCCTGTGGCGGCATTACTTATCGTTCCGTACGCTGCAAAAGAAGGCTATGAAGCCTACAATAAAGCTAAAAATATCAATTATAACACCGCACAAAATGACTGA
- a CDS encoding Fur family transcriptional regulator, with the protein MTEIEKTLNDHNVRPTAMRILIYKYMADRDAAIALTDIENAFAKADRTTLYRTLKTFEEKNVVHHIDDGTGISKYALCEEGCNCEIEQDLHLHFHCTNCDETVCLTEQKIPHINLPDGYLAEDVNLVVTGICEKCSSNLL; encoded by the coding sequence ATGACTGAAATTGAAAAAACATTAAATGACCATAACGTGCGTCCCACCGCAATGCGCATCTTGATTTATAAGTATATGGCCGATAGGGATGCCGCCATCGCCCTGACTGATATTGAGAATGCTTTCGCAAAAGCGGATAGAACCACATTGTACCGAACCCTAAAAACGTTTGAAGAAAAAAACGTGGTGCATCACATAGATGACGGAACTGGAATCTCTAAATACGCACTTTGTGAAGAAGGCTGTAATTGTGAAATAGAACAGGATTTGCATTTACATTTTCATTGCACTAACTGTGACGAAACAGTTTGTTTAACGGAACAAAAAATCCCGCATATCAATTTGCCAGATGGATATTTGGCAGAGGATGTTAATCTCGTGGTTACGGGAATATGCGAAAAATGCAGCAGTAATTTACTTTAA
- a CDS encoding cation transporter, whose product MKKSTFIITKMDCPSEEQMIRMKLESYAQVKHLDFDIPNRKLEVYHVDDVKAIKTSIASLKLGDSLEGTTEAEPPVMEDQSKQKRILWWVLGINFGFFVIEMTTGWISSSMGLVADSLDMLADSIVYALSLFAVGGAISRKKKVAKYSGYFQMALATLGFAEVLRRFFSNTETPLFQWMIIVSIFALAGNLISLWLINKAKSQEAHMQASAIFTSNDIIVNGGVIVAGVLVYFLNSKWPDLVIGGIVFTFVMRGALRILKLSK is encoded by the coding sequence TTGAAAAAAAGCACTTTTATAATAACTAAAATGGACTGCCCTTCAGAAGAGCAGATGATTCGGATGAAGTTAGAGTCTTATGCTCAAGTAAAACACTTGGATTTTGATATTCCAAACAGAAAATTGGAAGTATATCACGTGGACGACGTCAAGGCGATAAAAACGTCTATAGCCAGCTTAAAACTTGGGGATTCCTTAGAAGGAACCACAGAAGCCGAACCACCCGTAATGGAAGACCAATCCAAACAAAAAAGAATCCTATGGTGGGTCTTGGGCATCAACTTTGGCTTTTTCGTTATCGAAATGACCACCGGTTGGATTTCTTCTTCGATGGGTCTTGTGGCAGACTCATTAGATATGCTGGCAGATTCCATCGTATATGCATTAAGCCTATTTGCGGTAGGCGGTGCCATTTCAAGAAAAAAGAAGGTTGCGAAATACAGCGGATACTTTCAGATGGCATTGGCAACACTTGGGTTTGCAGAGGTCTTGAGAAGGTTTTTTAGCAATACCGAAACACCCTTGTTTCAATGGATGATTATCGTTTCAATTTTCGCATTGGCAGGTAATTTGATATCGCTCTGGCTCATCAACAAGGCAAAGAGTCAAGAGGCTCATATGCAGGCAAGTGCCATTTTTACATCCAATGATATTATTGTTAATGGTGGTGTTATAGTAGCTGGGGTGCTGGTTTATTTTCTGAATAGTAAATGGCCCGATTTAGTGATTGGCGGCATCGTTTTCACTTTTGTAATGCGCGGTGCATTGAGAATATTGAAATTATCGAAGTAG
- a CDS encoding heavy metal translocating P-type ATPase, producing MKKKKINLRDLEPKKQQGEHSHDDGHNHSSPEEISNFRTYLPAIFSFVMLIAGIAIDYFDAFPFFKGWIRIVWYTVAYIPVGFPVIREGWKSIKNGDFFTEFFLMSIATLGAFAIGEYPEGVAVMLFYAVGELFQNAAVNRAKGNIKALLDVRPNEALVYRDGDFVSVNPETVEIGEKIQVRVGEKVPLDGIILSEKGSFNTAALTGESKPDTIAKGDTVFAGSINLDGVIEIETTKEFKDSSIARILDMVQNATARKSKTELFIRKFARIYTPIVVFLAIGLTFLPYFFVDDYVFRDWLYRALIFLVISCPCALVISIPLGYFGGLGAASRNGILFKGASFLDAMTQVNTVVMDKTGTVTKGVFKIKEINSITFEETEFMKYLMAMEEQSTHPIAKAILEYKADGSDYEATNVSEVAGKGLKGTVNGKTVLVGNKALMTSNRIEVPSETDGIVESIVMVSIAGEFAGYVTIADELKDDAHQAIKQIRDSGISKIIMLSGDKDSITQQVAKELNIDWAKGGLLPEDKLNEVEELKKQPETKVAFIGDGINDAPVLAASGVGIAMGGLGSDVAIETADVIIQTDQPSKIARAIKIGRSTRRIVWQNIGLAFGVKVIVLILGAGGLATMWEAVFADVGVALLAILNAVRLQKMKWQ from the coding sequence ATGAAAAAGAAAAAAATAAACTTACGTGACTTAGAACCAAAAAAACAACAAGGCGAGCACAGTCACGACGATGGCCATAACCATAGCAGCCCTGAAGAAATTTCAAATTTTAGAACCTATCTACCGGCTATTTTCAGCTTTGTGATGTTGATAGCCGGAATCGCTATTGATTACTTTGATGCGTTTCCTTTCTTCAAAGGATGGATTCGCATAGTATGGTACACGGTAGCCTATATCCCTGTTGGTTTTCCGGTGATAAGAGAAGGCTGGAAAAGTATTAAAAATGGTGATTTCTTTACCGAATTTTTCTTGATGTCCATAGCCACTTTAGGGGCGTTCGCTATCGGCGAATATCCAGAAGGCGTAGCCGTAATGTTATTTTATGCTGTGGGCGAACTGTTCCAGAATGCGGCCGTTAACCGTGCGAAGGGAAATATAAAAGCCTTACTCGATGTAAGACCAAATGAGGCTTTGGTTTATCGTGATGGTGATTTTGTTTCAGTAAATCCCGAGACTGTTGAAATCGGTGAAAAGATACAGGTACGTGTAGGCGAAAAAGTTCCTCTTGATGGCATTATACTTTCTGAAAAGGGTTCTTTTAATACTGCTGCCTTGACAGGCGAAAGCAAACCTGATACAATTGCTAAAGGCGATACCGTTTTTGCTGGAAGCATCAACCTTGATGGTGTAATCGAAATCGAGACGACCAAGGAATTCAAGGATAGTTCCATTGCACGAATTCTGGATATGGTACAGAATGCAACTGCCAGAAAATCAAAGACCGAACTGTTCATCAGAAAATTTGCTCGGATTTATACGCCAATCGTTGTATTCCTTGCCATCGGACTGACGTTTCTACCTTACTTTTTTGTAGATGATTATGTTTTTAGGGATTGGCTCTATCGAGCATTAATATTCCTTGTGATATCCTGTCCTTGTGCTTTAGTCATCTCTATACCGCTGGGCTATTTTGGCGGATTGGGTGCGGCATCCCGCAACGGTATTCTTTTCAAGGGTGCTTCCTTTCTCGATGCAATGACCCAAGTGAACACGGTCGTAATGGACAAAACAGGAACTGTTACTAAAGGGGTTTTTAAAATCAAGGAAATCAATTCCATCACATTTGAGGAAACCGAGTTTATGAAGTATTTGATGGCGATGGAAGAGCAATCCACTCATCCTATCGCCAAGGCGATTCTCGAATATAAAGCTGACGGCTCGGATTATGAAGCGACTAATGTTTCAGAGGTTGCCGGAAAGGGATTGAAAGGAACTGTCAACGGGAAAACGGTGTTGGTAGGTAACAAGGCTTTGATGACCTCAAACCGCATAGAAGTCCCCTCGGAAACAGATGGTATTGTAGAATCAATCGTTATGGTGTCTATTGCTGGGGAATTTGCAGGTTATGTAACCATTGCAGATGAACTCAAGGATGATGCGCACCAAGCCATTAAACAAATTCGGGATTCAGGAATTTCCAAAATTATAATGCTATCCGGCGATAAGGATTCTATAACTCAACAAGTTGCAAAAGAGTTAAATATCGATTGGGCGAAAGGTGGGTTGTTACCCGAAGATAAACTGAATGAAGTTGAAGAACTTAAAAAGCAACCTGAAACGAAAGTCGCATTTATTGGCGATGGCATTAACGACGCACCCGTTTTGGCGGCAAGTGGTGTAGGTATTGCGATGGGTGGTTTGGGTAGCGACGTTGCTATAGAAACAGCCGATGTTATCATACAGACCGACCAACCCAGTAAGATTGCAAGAGCGATTAAAATTGGTCGATCAACGCGAAGAATTGTCTGGCAGAATATTGGGTTGGCATTTGGTGTAAAGGTTATTGTCCTCATTCTCGGTGCAGGTGGATTGGCCACGATGTGGGAAGCCGTATTTGCTGATGTAGGTGTTGCGTTGCTTGCTATCCTCAATGCCGTCAGATTGCAGAAAATGAAGTGGCAATAG
- a CDS encoding MerR family DNA-binding protein, which translates to MIPYAFIKEGFDADVSKEDECNSYRNYSDGTLEKLLVNDEMKGFGVTLNEISDFFGLLEFNTAACENVSQKMLEKVRLIDKKIKELKEMKSLIIGSLDS; encoded by the coding sequence GTGATACCATATGCTTTTATAAAAGAAGGGTTTGATGCCGATGTCTCAAAGGAAGATGAATGCAACAGTTATAGGAATTACTCCGATGGAACTTTGGAAAAACTTCTTGTCAATGATGAAATGAAAGGCTTTGGGGTTACCTTAAATGAGATTTCAGATTTTTTTGGGCTATTGGAATTCAATACAGCTGCGTGTGAGAATGTATCACAAAAAATGCTTGAAAAGGTAAGGTTGATCGATAAGAAAATAAAAGAGTTGAAAGAAATGAAGAGCCTGATTATTGGAAGCTTGGATTCCTGA